The following are from one region of the Corylus avellana chromosome ca1, CavTom2PMs-1.0 genome:
- the LOC132166974 gene encoding uncharacterized protein LOC132166974 isoform X2, which translates to MSIICGLPLLECVYCLACARWAWKRCLHTAGHDSETWGVATAEEFEPIPRLCRYILAVYEDDLRHPLWEPPGGYGINPDWLILRKTYEDTQGQAPPYMLYLDHYHQDIVLAFRGLNLAKESDYAVLLDNKLGKRKFDGGYVHNGLLKAAVWVLDAEAEVLKGLVEKYPNYTLTFTGHSLGSGVAALLTMVVVQNQDKLGNIERKTVRCYAIAPARCMSLNLAVRYADVINSIVLQDDFLPRTATPLEDIFKSLFCLPCLLCLRCMRDTCIPEEKMLKDPRRLYAPGRLYHIIERKPFRMGRFPPVVRTAVPVDGRFEHIVLSCNATSDHAIIWIEREAQRALDRKIRSWKFQQSTEWSGRKL; encoded by the exons ATGTCAATCATATGTGGCCTCCCTCTCCTCGAGTGTGTTTATTGTCTGGCATGTGCCCGCTGGGCTTGGAAACGATGTCTCCACACTGCAGGACATGATAGTGAGACTTGGGGCGTTGCCACAGCTGAAGAATTTGAGCCTATCCCTCGGCTTTGTCGCTACATTCTAGCTGTATATGAAGATGATTTAAGGCACCCGCTTTGGGAACCTCCTGGTGGATATGGAATTAACCCAGATTGGTTAATTCTGAGAAAAACTTATGAAGATACCCAAGGACAGGCCCCTCCCTATATGTTATATCTTGATCATTATCATCAAGATATAGTTCTAGCCTTTAGGGGTTTAAATTTGGCAAAGGAGAGTGACTATGCGGTTCTGTTGGATAATAAGCTGGGAAAGAGGAAGTTTGATGGTGGCTATGTTCACAATGGGCTATTGAAGGCTGCCGTATGGGTTTTGGATGCAGAGGCTGAGGTTTTGAAGGGATTGGTGGAAAAGTATCCAAATTATACTTTAACTTTCACTGGGCATTCCCTTGGATCAGGTGTGGCGGCTTTGTTGACAATGGTGGTGGTGCAGAATCAGgataaattgggaaatattgaAAGGAAGACGGTCAGGTGCTATGCTATTGCACCTGCCAGGTGTATGTCACTAAATTTGGCAGTCAGATATGCAGATGTCATCAATTCTATTGTGCTTCAG GATGACTTCTTACCACGGACAGCCACACCCTTGGAAGACATTTTCAAGTCACTTTTCTG TTTGCCATGCCTATTGTGCCTAAGATGCATGAGGGATACCTGTATACCTGAGGAGAAAATGCTCAAAGATCCAAGGAGGCTGTATGCACCTGGTCGCCTTTACCACATTATTGAGAGAAAGCCTTTCAG GATGGGAAGATTCCCCCCTGTTGTGAGGACAGCAGTACCAGTAGATGGGAGGTTCGAGCACATAGTTCTTTCTTGTAATGCCACTTCTGACCATGCCATCATTTGGATAGAGAGAGAAGCTCAAAGAGCACTGGAT AGAAAGATCAGATCATGGAAATTCCAGCAAAGCACAGAATGGAGCGGCAGGAAACTTTAG
- the LOC132166974 gene encoding uncharacterized protein LOC132166974 isoform X1, which produces MSIICGLPLLECVYCLACARWAWKRCLHTAGHDSETWGVATAEEFEPIPRLCRYILAVYEDDLRHPLWEPPGGYGINPDWLILRKTYEDTQGQAPPYMLYLDHYHQDIVLAFRGLNLAKESDYAVLLDNKLGKRKFDGGYVHNGLLKAAVWVLDAEAEVLKGLVEKYPNYTLTFTGHSLGSGVAALLTMVVVQNQDKLGNIERKTVRCYAIAPARCMSLNLAVRYADVINSIVLQDDFLPRTATPLEDIFKSLFCLPCLLCLRCMRDTCIPEEKMLKDPRRLYAPGRLYHIIERKPFRMGRFPPVVRTAVPVDGRFEHIVLSCNATSDHAIIWIEREAQRALDLMIEKDQIMEIPAKHRMERQETLAREHTQEYKAALQRAVTLAVPHAYSPSQYGTFDEQEEGEHSDISVGESSLGPSYKSKKKESWDEIIEHLFEKDESGHIVPEKSHQDD; this is translated from the exons ATGTCAATCATATGTGGCCTCCCTCTCCTCGAGTGTGTTTATTGTCTGGCATGTGCCCGCTGGGCTTGGAAACGATGTCTCCACACTGCAGGACATGATAGTGAGACTTGGGGCGTTGCCACAGCTGAAGAATTTGAGCCTATCCCTCGGCTTTGTCGCTACATTCTAGCTGTATATGAAGATGATTTAAGGCACCCGCTTTGGGAACCTCCTGGTGGATATGGAATTAACCCAGATTGGTTAATTCTGAGAAAAACTTATGAAGATACCCAAGGACAGGCCCCTCCCTATATGTTATATCTTGATCATTATCATCAAGATATAGTTCTAGCCTTTAGGGGTTTAAATTTGGCAAAGGAGAGTGACTATGCGGTTCTGTTGGATAATAAGCTGGGAAAGAGGAAGTTTGATGGTGGCTATGTTCACAATGGGCTATTGAAGGCTGCCGTATGGGTTTTGGATGCAGAGGCTGAGGTTTTGAAGGGATTGGTGGAAAAGTATCCAAATTATACTTTAACTTTCACTGGGCATTCCCTTGGATCAGGTGTGGCGGCTTTGTTGACAATGGTGGTGGTGCAGAATCAGgataaattgggaaatattgaAAGGAAGACGGTCAGGTGCTATGCTATTGCACCTGCCAGGTGTATGTCACTAAATTTGGCAGTCAGATATGCAGATGTCATCAATTCTATTGTGCTTCAG GATGACTTCTTACCACGGACAGCCACACCCTTGGAAGACATTTTCAAGTCACTTTTCTG TTTGCCATGCCTATTGTGCCTAAGATGCATGAGGGATACCTGTATACCTGAGGAGAAAATGCTCAAAGATCCAAGGAGGCTGTATGCACCTGGTCGCCTTTACCACATTATTGAGAGAAAGCCTTTCAG GATGGGAAGATTCCCCCCTGTTGTGAGGACAGCAGTACCAGTAGATGGGAGGTTCGAGCACATAGTTCTTTCTTGTAATGCCACTTCTGACCATGCCATCATTTGGATAGAGAGAGAAGCTCAAAGAGCACTGGAT TTAATGATAGAGAAAGATCAGATCATGGAAATTCCAGCAAAGCACAGAATGGAGCGGCAGGAAACTTTAGCTAGGGAACACACTCAAGAGTACAAGGCTGCACTACAGAGGGCTGTTACACTGGCTGTGCCACATGCTTATTCTCCTTCACAGTATGGAACTTTTGATGAGCAGGAGGAAGGGGAGCACTCAGACATATCAGTTGGTGAATCTTCTTTAGGTCCATCTTACAAAagtaagaagaaagaaagctgGGATGAAATCATCGAGCATCTCTTTGAAAAGGATGAGTCGGGTCACATTGTGCCCGAGAAGTCGCATCAGgatgattga